The DNA region ACTGAAAACTCTCCACATCCATATCTACCTCCATTGTATAATCTACATGCTGTTGCCAATACGAGGTGTTTTGAGCAACTGCCACTTGCCCCATTAGGACAATAACGACAGCGATTGATTTAATAAAATACTTCATGGTATATTATAATTTTATTTTTCCTCTAGATACATTGTCCGCCATTATCAAGGCGTTGTAGGCATTTACGATTTTTCCCGAAGTTGAAACTTCGTCCAACGTAGCGGTTTTGGCTGTATTTCCTCCTAAAATGACCTTAGCCCTTGGCGCAAGGCCGGATTCCATAATGATATGCTTTACCTGCGAAGCCGTTAATTTAGGGTGATATGAACGAATTAAAGCAGCAACACCGGCAACTGCAGGAGCAGCCATGGAAGTACCTCCTTGATATTCATACTCGTTACCGGGCATAGACGAGTATATTTCATCGCCAGGGGCAAAAACGTCTACATTAATAGCTCCGTAATTAGAGAAAGTAGCTACCATTTCTGAACCGTATTTAGAAGCCAAAGCACCTACCGTAAGAACATTGTCCGCAATTTCTGGACCGTTATCTACTTGGTCATTAGGAAAATTAGGATTGGCAGGACTATCTAAGTCAGCACCTTCATTACCAGCGGCATGCACAAAAAGTACATCTTTTTCTTCTGCATATTTAATAGCTTCATAAACCCACTGCGCGTTTGGAGAAAATGCCTTTCCGAAACTACCATTAATAATCTTAGCTCCATTATCTACGGCATAGCGAATACCCAAAGCAATGTCTTTGTCATATTCATCGCCATTTGGAACGGCACGAATACTCATAATTTCAACATTATTGGCAACGCCATTTGCCCCTTTGCCGTTGTTTCTTTCCGCACCAATGATTCCTGCAACGTGCGTACCGTGGCTTTCATCTTCTTCTCTGTTCTGTGGATTCCCATTTCCATAACCAAGGTCATTGATGTCATAAGGATCATCGCCAACGTCTTTTCTGCCGTTAAAATCTACATTATAATTGTAGTTCAATTGATCGCTGAAATATTTGATACCTCCCTCAACTTGTTCCAATACTTCTGGAATAGAATCTTCATACGTCAACATTTGGGTTAAAATGCCAACGTTTTGTTGCATGGCCTCGTCCTTTGGCTCAATACTGGCCAGGTCTTTTTTGGTGTAGGTGTCTTTTCCTAACTCCTTTTTAACCGCTTCATCCGCATTCTTTACGGTTTGAAAGATTTGCTCGTATTGTGCTTTTTGTTGCGTTGCTTTTGCGTATTCCGTATCAACTTTTGTTTTAGCCTTGGCTTGAAGCGAAGCATCACCCAATTTTAATCGAACAATACGGGTTGCTTCTAATTGCTCATTATAAGATTCGCCTAAAAAGTTATAGCCGTGAATATCATCAACATAACCATTCTTGTCATTATCTATACCGTCTCCAGCTTTTTCATCTTTATTGGTCCAAAGCACATTTTTTAAATCCTCATGATCTAAGTCCATACCTGAATCTAGTACTGCAACGATAACCGTTTCTCCTTTTTTATTTTTTATGATCTCATCATAGGCCTTATCTATACTCATTCCGGGAATGGTATCCGTAACAAGATCTAGATGACCCCAGTTTTGCTTTTCGGTATCTGTGAGGTCGGATATTTTTAGTGGAGTAGTATCAATATTTTCGATTGGTGTTGATACCAATGCCGTAGAGCCACAGCCCATTAGAATAAGGCCAGCGGATAAACCTATTAAAGGTTTTGAAAAAAATGAAGTCATATAGTTAAATAGAATTTAGTATTTGATTTTAGAGTATAAATTATAGCGAGTAAAAGGCTCAAATGTGATTTAATTTTACACTGAACCAACTCAATAGTTTAACATAAATGCCTGCAAAGGTAAGATTTGGCACAATTTTTTAACCAAATCGTAAAGTTTTTATGATTTTTTTATCTGAATATTCAAGTCTTTACTTGATCGGTTACTCAAAATCAGGTTTTAGTGTAATCTTAAAGCATCCCATAAATACCAATTGTAAGGATATAGAATGATTTAATTATTTTTAGATGATTTAGTGTATGAAATCCTCATAAAATAGTAATATACACCTCTTTTCGTATACGATAATCCGATTCATAATTCTACCCTATTTGAGGCTTTACAACCTACTTTAAGAATTAAAAAGTTGGTCAAAAGTAAAAAGGTCGTTCAGTCTGGCCCCTTTTTCGGTTTCTTTTAGTGTGCATATCTCATTATGCGCATCATGCTCAAAAAACAGGTAGTATTCTTCTGAAATAGCTTTATTTAGAAATAATTCTTTCTCCGCCAATGTCAGAAGAGGACGCGTATCGTAACCCATTACATAGGGTAAAGAAATATGCCCAACCGTGGGCAATAAATCTGCAACGAATACAAGTTGCTTTCCTTTATATGAAATATGGGGCAGCATCTGTTTATCCGTATGACCATCAACAAAATGAATGCCAAACCCTAATTCGGAATCATTTTGGAATCCATTTGACTTTTTTTCTATAAAATTTAATTGTCCGCTTTCTTCCATGGGTAATAAGTTTTCCTTTAAAAAGGAAGCTTTTTCTCTTGCGTTAGGCTGGGTTGCCCATTTCCAATGGTCTTCGTTCGTCCAAAATTTAGCATTTTTAAAAGCAGGTTCGTAGCCGGTTCTGTCCTTATTCCATTGAATGCATCCACCACAGTGGTCAAAATGTAGGTGTGTTAAGAAAACATCGGTAATATCATCACGGTGAAACCCCAATTTTTTCAAGGAGTCGTCCGTGGAATGGCCTCCCCAACGATTGTAATACCCAAAGAACTTATCCGATTGCTTATCACCCATTCCGGTATCAATCAAAATTAGCTTATCGCCATCCTCAATAAGCAGGCTTCTTGCGGCAATATCTATTTGGTTATTGGCATCTGCTGGATTCGTACGTTGCCAAATACCTTTTGGCACAACTCCGAACATTGCGCCACCATCCAACTTAAAATTACCGGTTTCTACTGGGTATAGTTTCATCTTAGAGTATTAAGTATAAGTGCAAATTAAGAAAATGGATAGGCAATGCTATGTGCCTTTGGTGTTTTTTAACAAGGTTGTAGGCACTTGTAATGTCTTTTGAGACGTTAGGAAATGCTCCTTTTTGTGACAGAGGTATCCACAACCAGAGATTGTCTGCTAAATAACTGGTAAAATCAGTATTTGCCATCTAGTTACTGATATTAAAATTACTATTTTTGGTCAAAACCTAAATCATATGGTAGAGCTTGCCGGTATTGTTATATTGGGAATTATTGCGCAGTGGGTAGCATGGCGATTTAAACTGCCCGCCATTCTTCCATTAATTTTAATAGGCCTTTTAGTAGGGCCAGTTGCTAGCCTTTACACGGAAGATGGTCAAAAACTAATTGAACCCATTTGGAACGGGACCAAAGGACTTTTTCCAGGAGACAGCCTGTATTACTTTGTTTCTCTAGCTATAAGTATAATTCTTTTTGAAGGTGGTTTAACGCTTAAACGTTCAGAGATACGGAATGTAGGGCCAGTTATAACCAAACTTATTACCGTAGGAAGTTTAGTAACCTTTTTTGCGGCGGCAATGTCCGCACACTTTATTTTTGATTTAAGTTGGCAGGTTTCCTTTTTGTTCTCCGCGCTTATCATTGTTACCGGCCCAACGGTAATTACCCCCATTCTTAGAAACATCCCTTTAAAAAATGATATTTCCGCCGTTTTAAAGTGGGAGGGTATTTTAATTGATCCCATAGGGGCTTTAGCAGCGGTTTTAGTCTTTGAATTTATAAGTGTGGGTGAAGGACAAGCCTATACATTAACGGCTTTGATAGAGTTTGGAAAAATTTTATTGTTTGGTTTTACGTTCGGTTTTACGTTTGCCCATGCGCTTACCTTTGTCATAAAAAAGAATTTTATTCCACATTATTTGTTGAATGTGGTGTCACTCTCGGCTGTGTTGTTGGTTTTTGTAATGTCTGATGTATTTGCACATGAATCAGGTCTTTTGGCCGTGGTTGTTATGGGTATGGTGATGGGTAATACAGATTTGCCAAATATAAAAGAGCTTCTTTATTTTAAAGAATCGTTGAGTGTACTGTTGATATCCATTCTGTTTATCCTTTTATCGGCCAATATCAATATGGCAGACCTTCAACTAATTTACAACTGGAATACCGTTGTACTTTTTGCCATAATTGTTTTTGTAATCAGGCCGCTTGGTGTGTTTTTAAGTTCTGCTGGGTCTAACCTAAAATTCAATGAGAAATTATTCATTGGTTGGGTAGGGCCCCGAGGTATTGTTGCCGCGGGGATTGCTTCCCTGTTTGGGTCAAAATTATTGGCTAAAGGTGAGCCCGGTGCCGAGTTCATTACGCCATTAGTATTTATGATCGTATTGGGAACAGTACTTCTAAATGCTACTACCGCACGTATCTTTGCCAAAGCAGTGGGTGTCTTTTTAACTAAGTCGGAGGGTATACTAATTATTGGTGCCTCAAAGGCATCGCGGCTTATTGCGGAATATTTGAACAAAAACAACCGTCATGTGGTCTTAATAGACAATAACCAGACAAATATTAGTAAGGCTAAAGGTTTGGGATTGGAGGCGTTTACAGCTAATATTTATTCAGATTCACTAACGGATAATATAGAGTTGAATGACGTTGGTTACCTTATGGCGCTCACCGGAAACTCAGATATTAATAAATATGCCGTAAATAACTTTGGTAAACAGTTTGGAACCAATGGCTCTTTTAGGCTGGTAAATGCCGATGAAATGAGCAACCCTGAAAACAATCCTAAAGAAGGGCTGTTCTCTCATACGGATGACTTCATTAAACTAACGGAAACAGCTCGAAAGTATCCGTCAGTGCATGAGATTGAATTGAAAGACAAGGAGCATTATGATGCGTTAATAGAAATCACCAAAGCCGATGAAAATATTGTACCCATCTTTCTGAAAACTCCAGAAGGAGACTTACAGATTATATCAAGTTTCAGCACAGATTTTGAGGACATTACAGATAAATACCGATTAGTTTATTTAGGTAAAATTCTTGATGTCGATGAAACCGAAGATGAAATTGAAATAGATCAAAAGGACGAAGAATAACTGAATATTTGTCTGGTTATTTACTAAGACTCTGCTGTGGTCGTAAGTCTTGGCCTAGAAAGTACTCCCCTCATAACTAACCTGAAAACGGCATTGTTTTTAAAACAGTAATGCTGATATCCTCTTGTTTTATTTCTACCTGCTCGTCTGTCACTAGGCTGTAAAAGTGTATTGCAGACTCCCTTTTAATCTTGTCCTCCAGTAGTTTTACATCTACCTCGCCACTTTCTCGTTGCCATATGAATATTGAGTTCTGTTCGGTAGCTATAAAGTTATGTTTTGCGGTAAAATGGGCTATATAAGTGGTCATTTTCTAAGTGCAATAGTTATCGATACTAAAACTGAAAGGAACCCTAAAAATTGTTTATTGTTAATAAAAATCTGTAGGAAAAGGTTTGGGTGTCCTTTAATAAGTACGGAGATATTGAATTTTAATCACTTATACGCAGAGGGTTAATAGAAATACATCACGTTCAACTACTCGGATTTTTAAGTTCACAATATTTTAACATATGCTCCGTTTTCTTTCCAACCAAAAACATTTTTAATCTTAACCACCATTTTTATGAAAAAACTATTTTTATTTTTAGCACTAGCCAGTACAGTAGCTTTTACCAGTTGTTCAAAAGACGAGGATGATACTGATGCAATTGTTGGCACTTGGGTTATGGAAGCAAGCACCACCTATAATGGTGAATCAACCTCATCTTATGAGGATAAGTGGGTTTTCAAGTCGGATTTATCAGGCGATTATACAGAGGCTTTAAATGGAGAAATAGATTATGAAACTAGTTTTACCTGGTCTAAATCAGAGGGCTCATATATAGTTGAGTATTCTGATGACGATGCAAGTATTGATACATATACTATTGGAGATTTATTAGGTACACCTACATTAGAGGAAGATGGTTATGCCATAGCTCTGAAAGAATAGTACAAACATTATGGTCCAAAAAAATCCCCTTATGTAGCTACATAAGGGGATTTTTTTAATCGTTCAATTTTAAGACCGCCATAAATGCCTCTTGAGGCACTTCTACATTACCTACTTGACGCATCCGTTTTTTACCTTTCTTTTGTTTCTCCAAAAGTTTACGTTTACGCGAAATATCACCTCCGTAACATTTAGCGGTTACATCCTTACGCAAGGCTTTTGTAGTTTCCCTAGATATTATTTTTGCACCAATAGCAGCTTGAATTGGAATATCAAATTGTTGTCTTGGTATCAATTCTTTCAGTTTTTCACACATCTTCTTCCCAATAGTCACAGCGTTATCCGCATGAATTAGGGCGGACAGAGCATCTACAGGTTGTGAGTTTAATAAAATGTCTACACGAACCAGTTTAGAGGTTCGCATGCCAATAGGTGCATAGTCAAAAGAAGCATATCCTTTAGAAACCGTTTTTAATCGATCATAGAAATCAAAAACAATTTCGGCCAGAGGCATATCAAAATTTAGCTCAACACGCTCTGTAGTTAAATACGTTTGATTGGTAATCTGTCCTCTTTTTTCAATACACAAAGACATTACGTTACCAACAAAGTCTGCCTTTGTTATGATTGTTGCCTTAATATAAGGTTCCTCAACACGGTCTATGGTAGAAGGATCCGGAAGATCCGTAGGGTTATTAACAATTAATGCCTTGTCTGGGTCTTTACGGGTAAATGCATGGTAGCTTACGTTGGGTACCGTAGTAATAACGGTCATATTAAACTCCCGTTCCAAACGTTCTTGAATGATTTCCATATGAAGCATTCCCAAGAAACCACATCTAAATCCAAAACCAAGGGCTGCACTGCTTTCAGGAGCAAATACCAATGACGCGTCATTAAGTTGTAGTTTTTCCATTGAAGAACGTAATTCTTCAAATTCATCCGTATCTACAGGGTAGATACCTGCAAAAACCATGGGTTTTACATCTTCAAAACCTCCAATTGGGTTTTTAGTAGGGTTTACAGCATCGGTAATGGTATCACCAACTTTAACTTCACGCGCATCTTTTATCCCTGTGATCAGATAGCCTACATCTCCCGTTTTAATAGATTGCTTGGGGTGCTGTGTCAACTTTAAAGTTCCTACTTCATCTGCAAAATAGTCTTTGTCCGTTGCTACAAATTTTATCTTTTGTCCTTTTTTAATTTCTCCGTTAATCACCCTAAAATAGGTCTCAACACCACGAAAAGGGTTGTAAACCGAGTCAAATACCAATGCCTGTAAAGCTTCATCCGGTGTGCCCTTTGGTGCAGGTACATGTTCAATTATAGCAGCAAGAATTTCTTCAATACCTATACCCGTTTTTGCACTGGCAGGTATTACGTCTTCGGCCTTGCAGCCCAAGAGGTCTACAATATCATCGGTAACTTCTTCCGGGTTTGCGCTCGGTAAGTCTACCTTGTTCAAAACAGGAATAATTTCTAAATCATTCTCTAAAGCAAGGTAAAGGTTAGATATAGTTTGAGCCTGAATACTCTGGGCAGCATCTACGACTAATAACGCACCTTCACATGCAGCAATGGATCTAGATACTTCGTATGAGAAATCTACGTGGCCCGGTGTGTCAATTAAGTTTAAAACATATTGTTCCCCTTTATAGGTATAGTCCATTTGTATAGCATGGCTCTTTATGGTAATACCACGTTCACGCTCCAAGTCCATACTATCTAATAACTGTTCTTTCTTTTCACGGTCTGTTACAGATCCTGTAAAGTCTAATAAACGGTCTGCCAAGGTACTTTTACCGTGGTCAATATGGGCGATGATACAAAAGTTTCTAATGTTCTTCATTGATGGTGAGCTCATTTCGGCTAGCAAATCCTTTTACATTAAGTGGGCAAAGATACGTTATTTTAATCCTGTTTCATCAATCAGCGTAGGGGCAAACTACTTTATGAGCTAATTCTAGAATTATCCGGGTCAAAATTATTTGATCCATATTGGCCAGGAGTGCAACCGTAGGCTTTTTTAAAAGCTCTATAGAATGCATTTTTTGAATTAAAGCCACAGGTGAGCGAGAGTGCCTCCACGGAATACGTATCCAGGTAATTGTCTTCTATTTTTTCTACGGCATAGGCAATGCGCATTTGGTTTATATAATCGTTAAAATTGTCGTAGTCAGATTCGCTTATGGTATAGGTGATCTTTCTGGACGCTATGTTGGTGGCCCTGGAAAGTGTATCTACTTTTAAGTTGGGGTCCAAAAAAGACTTTGTTTTCTGCAAATGGTTGTTGAGTTCTGAAAATACCGATTCAATATGTATGTCAGATTTTGAGGATAGGGTGTAGTTTTCAGGGTTTTTTATGCGCAAGTTGGGTAGGCCTATCAATAACTTAGGATTCCATAGCAAGTAGCATGAAACAAATAGAAAACTACCACACACCAATAGACCAAGAACAAGATGAATGAAGGGTGTAGTAGGTATTGCTTTAACTACTATTAATGCATTGGCTATATATAAAGCCACAAGAGATAGACTATGGACCGTTTGTATTATGGTTAGATCATAGACCCACTTTTTAACCAAGGCAAATTGTTTTGAGGCAATGTGCTCTTTGTTCTTAAAAAAGGAGATGATCAGGTGCCATTGAAGAATTAAATATACAATTGACGACAAGGACCTACAAACAATATTTACCCATTCTGGAAGTAAACCAT from Zobellia alginiliquefaciens includes:
- a CDS encoding S8 family peptidase codes for the protein MTSFFSKPLIGLSAGLILMGCGSTALVSTPIENIDTTPLKISDLTDTEKQNWGHLDLVTDTIPGMSIDKAYDEIIKNKKGETVIVAVLDSGMDLDHEDLKNVLWTNKDEKAGDGIDNDKNGYVDDIHGYNFLGESYNEQLEATRIVRLKLGDASLQAKAKTKVDTEYAKATQQKAQYEQIFQTVKNADEAVKKELGKDTYTKKDLASIEPKDEAMQQNVGILTQMLTYEDSIPEVLEQVEGGIKYFSDQLNYNYNVDFNGRKDVGDDPYDINDLGYGNGNPQNREEDESHGTHVAGIIGAERNNGKGANGVANNVEIMSIRAVPNGDEYDKDIALGIRYAVDNGAKIINGSFGKAFSPNAQWVYEAIKYAEEKDVLFVHAAGNEGADLDSPANPNFPNDQVDNGPEIADNVLTVGALASKYGSEMVATFSNYGAINVDVFAPGDEIYSSMPGNEYEYQGGTSMAAPAVAGVAALIRSYHPKLTASQVKHIIMESGLAPRAKVILGGNTAKTATLDEVSTSGKIVNAYNALIMADNVSRGKIKL
- a CDS encoding MBL fold metallo-hydrolase; the encoded protein is MKLYPVETGNFKLDGGAMFGVVPKGIWQRTNPADANNQIDIAARSLLIEDGDKLILIDTGMGDKQSDKFFGYYNRWGGHSTDDSLKKLGFHRDDITDVFLTHLHFDHCGGCIQWNKDRTGYEPAFKNAKFWTNEDHWKWATQPNAREKASFLKENLLPMEESGQLNFIEKKSNGFQNDSELGFGIHFVDGHTDKQMLPHISYKGKQLVFVADLLPTVGHISLPYVMGYDTRPLLTLAEKELFLNKAISEEYYLFFEHDAHNEICTLKETEKGARLNDLFTFDQLFNS
- a CDS encoding cation:proton antiporter; the protein is MVELAGIVILGIIAQWVAWRFKLPAILPLILIGLLVGPVASLYTEDGQKLIEPIWNGTKGLFPGDSLYYFVSLAISIILFEGGLTLKRSEIRNVGPVITKLITVGSLVTFFAAAMSAHFIFDLSWQVSFLFSALIIVTGPTVITPILRNIPLKNDISAVLKWEGILIDPIGALAAVLVFEFISVGEGQAYTLTALIEFGKILLFGFTFGFTFAHALTFVIKKNFIPHYLLNVVSLSAVLLVFVMSDVFAHESGLLAVVVMGMVMGNTDLPNIKELLYFKESLSVLLISILFILLSANINMADLQLIYNWNTVVLFAIIVFVIRPLGVFLSSAGSNLKFNEKLFIGWVGPRGIVAAGIASLFGSKLLAKGEPGAEFITPLVFMIVLGTVLLNATTARIFAKAVGVFLTKSEGILIIGASKASRLIAEYLNKNNRHVVLIDNNQTNISKAKGLGLEAFTANIYSDSLTDNIELNDVGYLMALTGNSDINKYAVNNFGKQFGTNGSFRLVNADEMSNPENNPKEGLFSHTDDFIKLTETARKYPSVHEIELKDKEHYDALIEITKADENIVPIFLKTPEGDLQIISSFSTDFEDITDKYRLVYLGKILDVDETEDEIEIDQKDEE
- a CDS encoding GTP-binding protein LepA, which produces MTTYIAHFTAKHNFIATEQNSIFIWQRESGEVDVKLLEDKIKRESAIHFYSLVTDEQVEIKQEDISITVLKTMPFSG
- a CDS encoding lipocalin family protein; this encodes MKKLFLFLALASTVAFTSCSKDEDDTDAIVGTWVMEASTTYNGESTSSYEDKWVFKSDLSGDYTEALNGEIDYETSFTWSKSEGSYIVEYSDDDASIDTYTIGDLLGTPTLEEDGYAIALKE
- the lepA gene encoding translation elongation factor 4 → MKNIRNFCIIAHIDHGKSTLADRLLDFTGSVTDREKKEQLLDSMDLERERGITIKSHAIQMDYTYKGEQYVLNLIDTPGHVDFSYEVSRSIAACEGALLVVDAAQSIQAQTISNLYLALENDLEIIPVLNKVDLPSANPEEVTDDIVDLLGCKAEDVIPASAKTGIGIEEILAAIIEHVPAPKGTPDEALQALVFDSVYNPFRGVETYFRVINGEIKKGQKIKFVATDKDYFADEVGTLKLTQHPKQSIKTGDVGYLITGIKDAREVKVGDTITDAVNPTKNPIGGFEDVKPMVFAGIYPVDTDEFEELRSSMEKLQLNDASLVFAPESSAALGFGFRCGFLGMLHMEIIQERLEREFNMTVITTVPNVSYHAFTRKDPDKALIVNNPTDLPDPSTIDRVEEPYIKATIITKADFVGNVMSLCIEKRGQITNQTYLTTERVELNFDMPLAEIVFDFYDRLKTVSKGYASFDYAPIGMRTSKLVRVDILLNSQPVDALSALIHADNAVTIGKKMCEKLKELIPRQQFDIPIQAAIGAKIISRETTKALRKDVTAKCYGGDISRKRKLLEKQKKGKKRMRQVGNVEVPQEAFMAVLKLND
- a CDS encoding helix-turn-helix domain-containing protein, with the translated sequence MLPDILQFIGVLFCLFTAFLIRFRLNKNNSFSGHLLAVLLFLIAICNSFYLFIVYGVINYFPYLYKVPAPITFLIFPLSYLYVRAVLYEENSFKKIDTIHLIPFLFFLVNYFPFYFMDLNEKSEMVFEITQDFSKTYKGQDGLLPEWVNIVCRSLSSIVYLILQWHLIISFFKNKEHIASKQFALVKKWVYDLTIIQTVHSLSLVALYIANALIVVKAIPTTPFIHLVLGLLVCGSFLFVSCYLLWNPKLLIGLPNLRIKNPENYTLSSKSDIHIESVFSELNNHLQKTKSFLDPNLKVDTLSRATNIASRKITYTISESDYDNFNDYINQMRIAYAVEKIEDNYLDTYSVEALSLTCGFNSKNAFYRAFKKAYGCTPGQYGSNNFDPDNSRISS